Proteins co-encoded in one Salvia miltiorrhiza cultivar Shanhuang (shh) unplaced genomic scaffold, IMPLAD_Smil_shh original_scaffold_220:::fragment_1, whole genome shotgun sequence genomic window:
- the LOC131003571 gene encoding putative ETHYLENE INSENSITIVE 3-like 4 protein, whose amino-acid sequence MVEIYDCEAEPSSPALELSEDESISFADLNRRMWKDRMRMQKMKAKLEAEQPDTAEKLEHSRRKKMCRAQDAILKYMVKIMDVCKGQGFVYGIVPDKGKPVTGASDSLRRWWKEDVRFDVNAPAAIADFLPQMTAEMGPDSFMHLLQELHDTTLGSLLSALMQHCVPPQRRFPLERGLAPPWWPRGDELWWGDQGDAAHEHGPPPYRKPHDLKKAWKVSVLAAIIKHMAPDLERMRRLVSQSKSLQQKMTANDSATWAKVVNQEEAIVKLAQKSLKISDPDEDEQGESDEDLGLIRANEKRPCEFGSGRLHLAYACQNSGCPRNADEAGFADKNSRIDHQLICAYGNTENGLQLFLNDQQKETKILQELNLCEKLMMPLEKSNEETSCSIATSGSFWNLDEMEQLGFGPVYGNLDPNNVKPIEEVFNEDFAPSIWDLGYHDVVD is encoded by the coding sequence ATGGTGGAGATCTACGACTGCGAGGCCGAGCCGAGCAGTCCCGCTCTGGAGCTGAGCGAGGACGAATCGATCAGCTTCGCGGACCTCAACCGGCGCATGTGGAAGGACCGGATGCGCATGCAGAAGATGAAGGCCAAGCTGGAGGCGGAGCAGCCCGACACGGCGGAGAAGCTGGAGCACTCCCGCCGGAAGAAAATGTGCCGCGCTCAAGACGCCATCCTCAAATACATGGTGAAGATCATGGACGTCTGCAAGGGCCAAGGCTTCGTCTACGGCATCGTGCCTGACAAAGGGAAGCCCGTCACGGGCGCCTCCGACAGCCTCCGCCGCTGGTGGAAGGAGGACGTCCGCTTCGACGTGAACGCCCCCGCCGCCATCGCCGACTTCCTGCCGCAGATGACGGCCGAGATGGGCCCCGATTCCTTCATGCACCTGCTCCAGGAACTGCACGATACCACGCTGGGGTCGCTGCTCTCGGCCTTGATGCAGCACTGCGTGCCGCCGCAGCGCCGCTTCCCTCTGGAGCGGGGGCTGGCGCCGCCCTGGTGGCCGCGCGGCGACGAGCTGTGGTGGGGGGACCAGGGGGACGCCGCGCACGAGCACGGCCCGCCGCCCTACCGGAAGCCGCACGACCTGAAGAAGGCGTGGAAGGTGAGCGTGCTGGCGGCCATCATTAAGCACATGGCGCCCGACTTGGAGCGGATGCGGCGCCTCGTCAGCCAGTCCAAGTCGCTGCAGCAAAAGATGACTGCCAACGACTCCGCCACTTGGGCCAAGGTGGTTAATCAAGAAGAAGCCATCGTCAAATTGGCTCAGAAATCACTCAAGATCTCCGATCCAGATGAAGATGAGCAAGGGGAAAGTGATGAAGATCTTGGATTGATTAGGGCCAATGAGAAGAGGCCGTGCGAGTTTGGCTCCGGCCGCCTCCACTTAGCCTACGCTTGCCAGAACTCCGGCTGTCCGAGGAATGCTGACGAGGCTGGATTCGCGGACAAGAATTCAAGAATTGATCATCAACTAATCTGTGCTTACGGAAATACTGAAAATGGGCTCCAACTCTTTCTAAATGATCAACAAAAGGAGACCAAAATTCTGCAGGAGTTGAACCTCTGTGAAAAGCTGATGATGCCATTGGAGAAGAGCAATGAAGAGACTAGTTGCAGCATTGCCACTTCTGGAAGTTTCTGGAACCTTGATGAGATGGAACAGCTCGGATTCGGACCCGTTTACGGGAACTTGGATCCGAATAACGTTAAACCTATAGAGGAGGTCTTCAACGAGGATTTTGCACCTTCTATTTGGGACTTGGGGTATCATGACGTGGTGGATTGA
- the LOC131003570 gene encoding type I inositol polyphosphate 5-phosphatase 5-like, with product MNEYSDRRHGGANVSMTTAAGSTSASPASTSENSVRCEKRTIKSIIPRIFSSKRSYSRDSFSEEETLQSDGNSNENESDNNVTSRTKAFLEESNFIKRGFSERHSVAEVETLTLSSFNRSMAPQTVVQNIRVFVGTWNVGGNTPDHGMNLEDFLQVEGSADLYVVGFQEIVPLNAGNVLVIEDNEPASKWLALISHALNKSKCSKMLEKQCVKAMSKNVRGECEAFKGCNCRRSRVGGDECMYQLVASKQMVGLFLSIWGRGDVVKSIGHVRISCLGRGIMGYLGNKGCISISMTLHQTSFCFVCSHLASGEKEGDEVRRNSDVAQILKGILFPRLCNTRIPQRIADHDRLIWLGDLNYRIGLSYDEARILLQDNNWDSLLEKDQLNTEREAGRVFCGWNEGKILFAPTYKYSQNSDSYAGENSKSKRKRRTPAWCDRILWRGDGMEQLSYARGESRFSDHRPVCALFAVEVELINKNPRFRKGYSCAAAKFEFEECLSQRQTFCEF from the exons ATGAACGAATATTCTGACCGCCGGCACGGAGGCGCTAATGTTTCCATGACGACGGCCGCCGGAAGCACCTCCGCCAGCCCCGCCTCCACCTCTGAGAATTCCGTCAGATGTGAAAAAAGAACGATTAAG TCCATAATCCCAAGGATTTTTAGTTCCAAGAGATCGTACAGCAGAGATAGTTTTTCAGAGGAAGAAACCCTTCAATCAGATGGAAATAGCAATGAAAACG AATCAGATAATAATGTTACGTCAAGAACAAAAGCTTTTCTGGAGGAGTCAAACTTCATCAAAAGAGGTTTCTCAG agaGGCACAGCGTGGCTGAAGTCGAAACCCTAACCCTATCGAGCTTCAATCGATCAATGGCGCCACAGACGGTAGTCCAAAACATAAG GGTTTTCGTGGGAACGTGGAATGTTGGAGGAAACACTCCTGATCATGGCATGAATCTCGAAGATTTCTTGCAAGTGGAGGGATCTGCAGACTTATATGTAGTAGG GTTTCAAGAAATCGTTCCACTAAATGCTGGAAATGTGCTGGTGATTGAAGACAACGAGCCAGCATCGAAATGGCTAGCCTTGATAAGCCACGCACTGAACAAGTCAAAGTGCAGTAAGATGTTGGAAAAGCAATGTGTGAAGGCCATGAGCAAGAATGTAAGAGGAGAATGCGAGGCGTTCAAGGGCTGCAACTGCAGGAGGAGTAGGGTGGGTGGTGATGAGTGCATGTACCAACTGGTAGCAAGCAAGCAGATGGTAGGGCTATTTCTGTCGATCTGGGGGCGAGGAGATGTGGTTAAAAGCATCGGGCACGTGAGGATATCGTGCCTAGGAAGGGGGATAATGGGGTATCTGGGGAATAAGGGATGCATCTCCATAAGCATGACGCTGCACCAGACCAGCTTCTGCTTCGTGTGCAGCCACTTGGCGTCGGGGGAGAAAGAGGGAGATGAGGTGAGGAGGAATTCCGATGTAGCGCAAATCCTCAAGGGCATACTCTTCCCCAGGCTTTGCAACACTCGGATCCCTCAAAGAATTGCCGATCACGA CCGCCTCATTTGGCTAGGTGATCTAAATTATCGAATCGGATTAAGCTACGACGAGGCTAGGATTCTACTACAGGATAATAATTGGGACTCATTATTGGAAAAGGATCAG CTGAATACTGAAAGAGAAGCAGGAAGAGTATTTTGTGGGTGGAACGAAGGCAAGATTTTATTTGCACCCACATACAAATATTCCCAAAATTCTGATTCATATGCAGGAGAGAATAGCAAGTCGAAGAGAAAACGAAGGACCCCTGCATG GTGCGATAGAATATTATGGCGCGGCGATGGCATGGAGCAACTGTCGTATGCAAGAGGAGAATCAAGATTTTCCGATCATAGGCCGGTTTGTGCGTTGTTTGCAGTAGAGGTGGAACTCATCAACAAAAACCCCAGATTTAGAAAGGGCTATTCATGTGCCGCCGCCAAGTTCGAATTCGAAGAATGCTTGTCTCAGAGGCAAACTTTTTGCGAGTTTTAG
- the LOC131003566 gene encoding 2,3-bisphosphoglycerate-dependent phosphoglycerate mutase 1-like isoform X1 has protein sequence MTAVATSALYQSFCSKWIVREGCHSHSCKRFQELSIRSPQVGFRGDNKGYVGKRNSYRLSRLHFFCSSKRLHPVSSVSSTKSHSYSSQTAENESVLILMRHGESMWNEKNLFTGCVDVPLTSRGVEEAIEAGKRISNFPLDIIYTSALIRAQMTTMLALTQHHCMKVPIIMHHDETEQARTWTQIYSEDTKKQSIPVIKAWQLNERMYGELQGFNKQETAELYGKEQVYNWRRSYHVQPPNGESLEMCLGRAVAFFKEHIEPQLLRGRHVMVVAHANSLRSIIMYLDKLTSEEVINLELSTGVPMLYIYKEGHFIRRGSPHGSSEAGVYAYTESLAVYRQKLVETPNES, from the exons ATGACTGCTGTTGCTACTAGTGCTCTTTATCAATCTTTCTGCTCAAAATGGATAGTTAGAGAGGGTTGCCATTCTCATTCTTGTAAGAGATTTCAAGAATTGTCCATTAGATCACCTCAAGTTGGTTTTCGGGGCGATAACAAGGGCTATGTAGGAAAAAGAAACAGCTATAGACTATCTAGATTGCATTTTTTCTGTTCATCAAAGCGGCTGCATCCAGTTTCTTCCGTTTCCTCTACCAAGAGCCATTCTTATAGTTCTCAGACTGCAGAGA ATGAGTCTGTTTTGATATTGATGCGGCATGGAGAGTCAATGTGGAACGAGAAGAATCTTTTCACTGGTTGTGTGGATGTGCCCTTGACGAGTAGAGGAGTGGAAGAAGCAATTGAAGCTGGGAAGAGAATTAGCAACTTTCCTTTGGACATCATCTACACGTCAGCATTGATCCGTGCTCAAATGACAACTATGCTTGCCCTAACACAACACCACTGCATGAAG GTTCCTATAATTATGCATCATGATGAGACTGAACAAGCAAGGACGTGGACCCAGATTTACAGTGAAGACACTAAGAAGCAATCTATTCCCGTCATCAAAGCATGGCAACTGAACGAGAGAAT GTATGGGGAGCTACAAGGTTTTAATAAGCAGGAAACAGCTGAACTGTATGGCAAGGAGCAAGTTTACAACTGGCGCAGAAGTTATCACGTTCAGCCACCAAACGGGGAGAGCTTAGAGATGTGCTTGGGGAGAGCCGTTGCCTTCTTTAAAGAGCAT ATTGAGCCTCAACTTTTGAGGGGAAGACATGTGATGGTCGTAGCTCATGCAAATTCACTGAGGTCTATAATCATGTATCTTGATAAGCTGACTTCGGAAGAG GTTATAAATTTAGAGCTCTCAACTGGTGTACCTATGCTCTACATCTATAAAGAGGGACACTTCATTAGGAGAGGAAGTCCTCATGGATCTTCTGAAGCTGGAGTCTATGCTTATACAGAG AGCTTGGCTGTGTATCGGCAAAAATTAGTCGAAACTCCCAATGAATCATGA
- the LOC131003566 gene encoding 2,3-bisphosphoglycerate-dependent phosphoglycerate mutase 1-like isoform X2: MRHGESMWNEKNLFTGCVDVPLTSRGVEEAIEAGKRISNFPLDIIYTSALIRAQMTTMLALTQHHCMKVPIIMHHDETEQARTWTQIYSEDTKKQSIPVIKAWQLNERMYGELQGFNKQETAELYGKEQVYNWRRSYHVQPPNGESLEMCLGRAVAFFKEHIEPQLLRGRHVMVVAHANSLRSIIMYLDKLTSEEVINLELSTGVPMLYIYKEGHFIRRGSPHGSSEAGVYAYTESLAVYRQKLVETPNES; the protein is encoded by the exons ATGCGGCATGGAGAGTCAATGTGGAACGAGAAGAATCTTTTCACTGGTTGTGTGGATGTGCCCTTGACGAGTAGAGGAGTGGAAGAAGCAATTGAAGCTGGGAAGAGAATTAGCAACTTTCCTTTGGACATCATCTACACGTCAGCATTGATCCGTGCTCAAATGACAACTATGCTTGCCCTAACACAACACCACTGCATGAAG GTTCCTATAATTATGCATCATGATGAGACTGAACAAGCAAGGACGTGGACCCAGATTTACAGTGAAGACACTAAGAAGCAATCTATTCCCGTCATCAAAGCATGGCAACTGAACGAGAGAAT GTATGGGGAGCTACAAGGTTTTAATAAGCAGGAAACAGCTGAACTGTATGGCAAGGAGCAAGTTTACAACTGGCGCAGAAGTTATCACGTTCAGCCACCAAACGGGGAGAGCTTAGAGATGTGCTTGGGGAGAGCCGTTGCCTTCTTTAAAGAGCAT ATTGAGCCTCAACTTTTGAGGGGAAGACATGTGATGGTCGTAGCTCATGCAAATTCACTGAGGTCTATAATCATGTATCTTGATAAGCTGACTTCGGAAGAG GTTATAAATTTAGAGCTCTCAACTGGTGTACCTATGCTCTACATCTATAAAGAGGGACACTTCATTAGGAGAGGAAGTCCTCATGGATCTTCTGAAGCTGGAGTCTATGCTTATACAGAG AGCTTGGCTGTGTATCGGCAAAAATTAGTCGAAACTCCCAATGAATCATGA
- the LOC131003552 gene encoding major pollen allergen Lol p 11-like, translating into MARILLLLLAACVVPAIVTARFVSESFHVQGSVYCDTCRCGYETDATEYMAGATVRIECRSKDSDKITYSTEAVTDHSGRYAVDVATDCGDDVCDAILVKSANPECATPNAGRDRARVILTRNNGMTSNIRYANNMGFLKKTALPNCAQILQKYQETEEF; encoded by the exons ATGGCGAGAATTTTGCTGCTGCTTTTAGCTGCGTGCGTCGTTCCGGCCATCGTCACCGCTCGTTTCGTGAGCGAGTCGTTCCATGTGCAGGGCTCTGTCTACTGCGACACCTGCCGCTGCGGCTATGAGACCGACGCCACTGAGTATATGGCCG GTGCCACCGTGAGAATCGAGTGCCGCAGCAAGGACTCCGATAAGATCACCTACTCCACCGAGGCCGTGACCGATCACAGTGGGCGTTATGCAGTCGATGTGGCGACTGACTGTGGTGACGACGTCTGCGACGCCATCCTGGTGAAGAGCGCGAACCCTGAGTGCGCCACCCCGAATGCCGGGCGCGACCGTGCCCGCGTCATCCTCACCCGCAACAACGGCATGACCTCCAACATTCGATACGCCAACAACATGGGATTCCTAAAGAAGACGGCTTTGCCCAACTGCGCACAGATCCTCCAGAAATACCAAGAAACAGAGGAATTTTGA
- the LOC131003550 gene encoding inositol-3-phosphate synthase-like: MFIESFKVESPNVKYTDTEIHSVYNYETTELVHENRNGSYHWIVKPKTVQYEFKTDAHVPKLGVMLVGWGGNNGSTLTAGVIANREGISWATKDKVQQANYFGSLTQASSIRVGSFNGEEIYAPFKSLLPMVNPDDIVFGGWDISDMNLGDAMGRAKVLDIDLQKQLRPYMEHMVPLPGIYDADFIAANQGARANNVIKGTKKEQVEQVMRDIREFKEKKKVERVVVLWTGNTERYSNVVVGVNDTTENLMASLERDESEISPSTLFGLACILENVPFINGSPQNTFVPGLIELAISRNSLIGGDDFKSGQTKMKSALVDFLVGAGIKPTSIVSYNHLGNNDGMNLSAPQTFRSKEISKSNVVDDMVASNGILYEPGEHPDHVVVIKYVPYVGDSKRAMDEYTSEIFMGGKSTIVMHNTCEDSLLAAPIILDLVLLAELTTRIQLKTHNEGKFHSFHPVATILSYLTKAPLVPPGTPVVNALSKQRAMMENIFRACVGLAPENNMILEYK; the protein is encoded by the exons ATGTTTATCGAGAGCTTCAAGGTCGAAAGCCCCAACGTGAAGTACACAGACACTGAGATTCACTCTGTCTACAACTACGAAACCACCGAGCTCGTTCACGAGAACAGAAACGGCTCTTACCACTGGATTGTGAAGCCCAAAACTGTCCAATACGAGTTCAAAACCGACGCCCATGTCCCTAAATTAGG GGTTATGCTTGTTGGGTGGGGAGGGAACAACGGCTCAACCCTTACTGCTGGCGTCATTGCAAATCGGGA GGGGATTTCGTGGGCGACGAAAGACAAGGTGCAACAGGCGAACTATTTCGGGTCGCTAACCCAGGCTTCCTCAATCCGGGTCGGGTCCTTCAATGGAGAAGAGATATACGCTCCGTTCAAAAGCTTGCTCCCCATG GTGAACCCGGACGACATCGTTTTTGGAGGATGGGACATAAGCGACATGAATTTGGGTGACGCAATGGGCAGAGCCAAAGTGTTGGACATTGATCTTCAAAAACAGCTGCGGCCCTACATGGAGCACATGGTCCCACTCCCAGGAATCTACGACGCAGATTTCATCGCCGCCAATCAAGGCGCACGTGCGAACAACGTGATCAAAGGGACCAAGAAGGAACAGGTGGAACAAGTGATGAGAGACATTAG GGAGttcaaggagaagaagaaggtggAGAGGGTGGTGGTGCTGTGGACGGGCAACACGGAGAGGTATAGCAACGTGGTGGTGGGTGTGAACGACACGACTGAGAACCTGATGGCCTCCTTGGAGAGGGATGAATCCGAGATCTCTCCCTCCACCCTCTTTGGACTGGCTTGCATTCTTGAGAACGTGCCTTTCATCAATGGCAGCCCGCAAAACACATTTGTCCCGGGGCTCATTGAGCTGGCCATTAGCAGGAACTCTTTGATTGGTGGAGATGATTTCAAGAGTGGGCAGACCAAGATGAAATCGGCTCTCGTTGATTTCCTGGTTGGGGCTGGTATTAAGCCAACCTCCATAGTGAGTTACAATCACTTGGGAAACAACGACGGAATGAACCTGTCGGCCCCTCAGACCTTCCGCTCCAAGGAGATCTCCAAGAGCAACGTGGTGGACGACATGGTGGCAAGCAACGGCATCCTGTACGAGCCGGGCGAGCACCCCGACCACGTCGTTGTCATTAAGTATGTCCCGTACGTGGGAGACAGCAAGAGGGCCATGGACGAGTACACCTCCGAGATCTTCATGGGAGGCAAAAGCACCATAGTAATGCACAACACTTGCGAGGACTCTCTTCTTGCAGCTCCCATCATTCTTGACTTGGTCCTTCTTGCTGAGCTCACCACTCGAATCCAACTCAAAACTCACAACGAG GGAAAATTCCACTCTTTCCACCCTGTGGCCACCATCCTTAGCTATCTAACCAAGGCCCCTCTT GTGCCTCCGGGAACACCCGTGGTGAACGCGTTGTCGAAGCAGCGGGCGATGATGGAGAACATATTTAGGGCCTGTGTTGGATTGGCTCCCGAAAACAACATGATTTTGGAATACAAGTGA